The Anas acuta chromosome 14, bAnaAcu1.1, whole genome shotgun sequence DNA window ccatctgCAGAACCCAACCCAAATCTGTGGCGGCACCAAAGAGATTCAAAGCAATTCATAGTGGAACAGCCCTTTAATGATATGACTTTCCATAGGCAAGCACAGTGAGGTTTCTGGCTTCACGAGGGACCGCTGGTGTTTGGTGGCACAGCGCTGCGGGGTCCCCGAGGCTCTGTGCCTCACACTGTGACCACAATGTGCAGGATACAGAAAGAGCTTTAAAGCACCTATTATATGTCTATGCTAGGATAACAACCAGCATTTTGGTTATGGATACTCATGGAGTCATGGAGAAAGATCAGTGGCTTCCACTTTGCTGGAGCAGCCACCGATGCCCAAGCAATTTAATGAGCAGCCAAGGGAGGAGCTGAGGGCTTTGCGTGGATGTGCAGCCTCCCCTTACAGGTTGGAAGTGGGGTTTGTTAAGTCGCAGTTCTGGATGTGGACGTGGGATGTGATCCCTCGGTAGACGCTCTGCATGGGCAGCAGGACGCcgattttctccccctttttgaCGGTGCCGCTGTACTTGACGGGTTTGATGTAAAACATCTTAATGCAGAATCCTGGTaagagggaggagagaaggggagaaacTGTTGTTCCTGTGCAGTGGTATCAAAGCCTGGCAAAGTCACAACACTCAGTAGCAAAATACAAATGACAATAAAATGATTTGAGTTACAGCAGCAGGAAACATTGCAGAAAATGCTGTGATGTTCCTAGAGCatcagagagagagaataagaaAAGAGATAATTAAATATGGAGGAGACTGGGAGGGGATTAAGTTGGGTAGAAATGCATCAGCAATACAAGGCTCTTCCTTTAATCATCCCCAATGTGCAAAGGGCTCCATCCTTTAACCTTTTTCACAGGTGGGAAATGCCACAACCTGGCATCAATCAATTTTCCTGCATAAACAGAGCCTGGCTttcaaagatgcattttttgtttggatTCATCAACAGGCAAACACTCTGCAGCTCAGGCGGGGGTCACAAATTTGGActcagcttaaaataaaataaacagccaGGAGCATTTTGCAATCAGGGGTTGCAAGCGCGCATCCTTCAGCTTGGCTACCTTCTCCTGACATCTGGATGCCGTTGTCGATGGCGTTGCCATTCCCGTAGGGCTTGGCCTGTTTGTCGATCTTCCCCGAGAAGGGCGCATACACCGCCGAGCCGTCCGTGCACACCACGTCCACCCCTTTGTGcgtcctccttcccctgcagaaGAGCAGACCCCCTGAGCAAGCCGCGGGTTGgttctcctgctgccccccatcaccctgctctgccctgagctCCAGGGAAACGACCCCAAAGCTCCAATCTCACAGCTCCTCCACCCCATCCCGCTCCCCCCCACtattttgtgcttatttttattaagaaggCTTCAAGTGCTGTCCCGTCCTTGCAGCCCAGACCTGGGGGCGTTGTAGCGGCCACAGCCGTGTTGGTCACAGCCTCGGATTTTGTTGGAGGATTGACCTGCGCAGATGTTCCCCCATTGGCCTGCAGCAActagaaaagaagagaaggtgaaaggcagcagctggcaagGAGGTTTCCCTGCCCATGTTGTTTAACAGTTGCTATTGCTAAGTGCCACACAAGAGAAAAATCTAAAGGCCTGGTTGAAAGTCTGTTGAAATTAAGAGTAAAATCCCTTTGGACTTTGTTGTAAGCATGGATCAGGTTCATGGAACCAGATAATTTGTCATCTTTTAATGGAAGTTAATTTTAGGGATGCTGTGAGACATCTTTCGTTTTGTTTTATGCTTTGTGCGATGACACCTGAGGGTACTTGCAGCAGTGACTGCAAAGCAAAGACGCAGAACAAACAGttatagagtcacagaatcatctaaGCTGGAAAAAACCTTCAATACCAAGTCCAACCACCCAAGTGATGGATCCAGCTTTCACTGTCGTCACCCACAGCCAAACCCCTGCTGATAACACAGCCCCAGCCACACCTGAGAGGAAGAGCTTTgtaggggaaaagggggaacaGGGGCACCCTCCTTTACCTTCTGGAAGCCTCAAAGGGCCCCAGCCTCCCTCACCAAAGCCCCCAGCATGCCCAAGTGATGTCTTTGGGGCTGAAAAACAGGGCTGGCATAGCAAAAAGCAGAGGGCTGGGGTTTGTTTGTGTGCATCAACACCTTGcaggcaccagccctgctggcatCGGGGAGCATACACAAATGGGGAAATTATACGCCGAAGGACTGGTGCTAAAAGGTGCAGGAAACCTCTAATGCCTTCCTCAAGCTAAGCAGCCCTTTGTTCTAGGTATTCTTCGTTTATTGTAATGAATCATGTATTCTTTATGGAAGCAAAGGTGATGACATTTAACGCACAAACACGTCTGGGAACACTCTGTGCTCAGCAGGCTGATCTTTAAGTAAAaggcttttaagaaaaaatgcgTGCTGTTAGGGATTGGTGCACCTCAGCTGACTCTGTGCTATTCAAGCAGTGTTAGTACTCCTACAAAATTTCACTGCAATTCTCCACCATAACTAAAAAGGGTTTTTCGATGTAGGTTTCTATGCAATGGGAGAGGagtgattttcaaaagcaaaaaatggcACAGAATAAATCAGCTCCTATactacataaagaaaaaaaaaaaaaaaaaaaaagcacaaaacaaacaaacaaggagaaagagaagacaaaaatcagagaaaggaaaaaaaggcaggttGCAATGAGCAATGTTTACAAAAATTGAGCTAACTTACCACTGGAGATGGCAATCAGAAGGATGAGTACGGTGACTCCGTGCATCTTGATGCACCTCAGGAGATGTGCTTTCAAAGCAAAAGGTCCAAACCACTTTGCTGCCTATTTATACATCCCAACAGAGGCTGTATCCCAACTTTTCCAGCCAATCAGAAAATTTACATGACAGCAGTGCTTTTGCCTGCAGATTCGGGCCAGGAGcaagagctgccagcagcccatgggctgcacccccagcctggctgctcgGTGTGTGCAGGCTCCAGCCCATTTAGCAACACCAGCTGCctgttcttgtttgcttttgtttacagcaaaaaagaagaattttaaaaccaaacattAAGGACAGTTTGTAAGCGGTTCTCTCCATTCCTGCCTGTTGCCCAATTCTGATGTTTAGCAAGATGCCAtgggtggaaaaggggaaaagaactcgaatgtaaaaaaaaaacacataatatatatatatatgcctttGCTGTCCCACCATGGCTTGGAAAGAAATTCAGGCAGGTGGGCACAGCTCCGTGCCTCATGCAGGAAAGACTCTGTGTGCCCAAACTTGGGTTAGGCAGCCCATGAGATGGGACCCCCGATCCCCATTCCTTCGTTAATGCATCCCAGATATCGCTTTGTCCAGGATGACAAACCTGCAGCGCTAACGGCGTGGGAGATGTTTACAATCTTCACTGTTCCTGAACGGACAAAGTGCAGGACCCTGTGACATTGGGGCTGAGCAAATTTACGGGAAATGGAAGGACAAGAGAGCAGTGGAGCGTGAACAAGGCCATCTCCAGAGCTGTTTCTGGGAAAGGAGGGAGCGGGATGCCTGGTTTATAGCCAGGAGCTGGAAGTTGTtatctgcttctctttctggCTGCCCGGTGCATGCTGTTTGGTTTCTCTGTGTAGAAATAACCCCGTGCCCAGGTGCCCGCATGGCTGTGGGTCAGGGCTGGCTCTCAGCCCGATTGCTGAGATATGATCATACCTAAACCATGTCAAATAAACTTGCATTACCTTAAATTCAGATTGCTAATTGCTAATTTTATTAGCAGCTTAACAATTAAGatcaaagaggagaaaagaatgaCTGAAGTAATGCTGTGCATTTCCCCAGCAGCTAAAAACGAGCTTTTCCTGCATATTCTCCTGCTAATAAATATCCTGAGGGCCAACCCCCTTTTCAGCCCGCTTGGTTTCACGTTGCATGCTCAGTGTAGTGCAGCAGAGGAAGCGTACCGTGGTGAGACGTGGCAGGGGAACCCACCAGCTTCTCCAAACACAACCCCGAGCCCTCCTGGCCATTGACCTGCTCCATCACTGGCATTTCCCTGGCAGCAACCACAGCAGCTGGCTCCTGCACCTACCCTCGGGTAGGGGTGCCACCAGTACACTGAGCGTGTAAACCTTACAAAATGTGCATCTGCTTTGGTTTCATGCAGTTTGCACAAAGAGCTTTTTGGAAATCCGGATTCCCAGGTGGGAATTTGTTCCCCCAGGGTCTTTTAATAAACTGCTGCCGTGGTGCCTGCAGCACGTGGCAGCCAGGGAGACTGTGGTGGTCTGCAAGGCAGGCTCCCCGTGCCCCTCTGTGAGAtgctttgcctttctttggGCTTTGCTAACTGAGTTAGAAAGTTTCAGCAGAGCTAATGGAGTGAATTAAACATGGCAAAGACTGAATTATTTGCTGACAGTGTGCATTATTCCCTCAGATAAAGATCAGAGAGGTACAGAATGACTAATTCAGGTTTGGCTTGAGCGGTGCAAGAGCAGCTGATGCCTCGCTTGCCTTGTGTGCATTCGCAGCACTGCCTTTGGTGGGAACTGCAGCCTTGTGTCTGAGCAATGCTGCAAAGATCAAAGCACTGCACAACAGCTGCCAATTCCTTCACGTTTTGCTTGTTGCTAGCTGTAGCCAAAGTtcactgttattattattattattggtgttattattttgcataaaatcAGCCAGAAAGGTGGCAGCAGTTGGCAGATAATTTTGCATTGCTTGCAGGTGTGTGAAAGAGTTAAAGCAGGCAGTGGTTGGGCTTGTGGGGGCTTTGAGGGGGCTCcttggggaaggaggaaggatgcAGGAGTCCCTGTGGCAGGTGAGTGAGgtttttcctcatctcctgGAGTGCTGGGAGTCGCTGACAAGCGGGTGAAGTGGGTGGCTGGGTAGTGGTTGGTGGCCTCTCCTGCAGGGGAGAGGATCGGTAGCAAAGTGGTGATCTGCTCACACGCAACTGAGCACCATCAAATTACGTGTAATTCAAGTAAGATCAAATTTAAAAGGCAGCAACATTAAATCCTAGTCCCCAAAACTCATCAAACGCACTAAAAGCAATTTCCAAAGCTGTGGCCCTGCTGGGATCTAATAAACTTTTCATTAAGGAGGAAGTGTTTGACTCAGCCCCTCATTTAGCGAGATGAGGGTTTCTCCCTTGTGGAAGGGATGCAAATAGctgtaataattttatttctgctttaccAAGCACCAAGGCATGACTGAGTTTGTTGGTGATGCTCTGAAGAATAGGAGTTCTCAGCCCAACTAGCTTATACTAAAATGCATTTAGTTCCTCTCCCCTAAAACCTGCAGTTTGGAGGGTTTAACACAAGCACACTGGGTTTTGCTTTACAGGAGTTACTCAGCATAGCAAAGTAACAGACAGGaaccttcccttttcttctggtTATCAGTTATTACATCTTGAAGCACCTAAATATGTTTGACAGGCTTTTAGATCAAAGTACAATCACATCCCTGGGTAGGGGCAGATTGCAGTAAAGAAGAGAGGGCACCTTGGTTACCTAGATGTCAGCTTTACCTAAGCATCCATTTTGGGCTATATTATAGTTGAATTTCTAACATGGAATTGAGGGAAGTAAGCTCCGAGGTATGGGACTGCAGATGTTTGTTATCAGTGGcttcttcccttttatttttgctggagGAGGGTGCTGTGAGTGAGCTGCTCGAGGGGTGCTGAGCTGCGTGCCCCcccctgccagcactgctcttccCCTGGCTGGGTGTCTCCTGAGTTTTCTGGGGGCTCCTGAGGACAGGAAAGAGGGCCTGAATTAGTCAGAAAGCTGTCCATGGTAATTTACTGCTTCTGTTAATCCTGTTTAGCAAACAAAGACATTGGAATAACAGGGCATGCCAGAGAGCACTCTGGTGTCCAGAAGCAGACGTTTCATCTGCCCCCTGTCTGATAGAGCCCTGGGACCTTTAAAGAAATAGGAATTATCTTGCCACCAAaaagcctccttttttttttcttagaggaaacatttttgtttccaacGTATAACGGATTCCTGAAATGCACCACGCAGCTGGCGTAATGGGCACTGAGGGAAAGGATGGTAATGAAACCCAATTTAACTAATGAGCGTAATTTAGAGAGACTTTATTGCAGAGTTTTGTGGGAAATAGTTTGGAAACATTCAGCTTGTGGAAGAGAAGGGTGCTGTGGTTCCTCCAGAAGCCTTGCTTCGATCTGTGGAAACGCACggtggttttttgttggttAACGCCAGCAACTGAAGTTTGGGTGCCACTACAAAACCTTGCTCCTCTCTGGAGCTTTGCGTGCTGCCAGCAAGCTGCCTCCAGCTGTTCTGCAGCCTGCACTCCGGGAGGATTTGTGCTGGGCCTTTGTTTAGCCCCTGATAGCTTTACAAGCCCCAGTTCTGTGACAGCTCTTGCATGGCCCCAGACAGACCTCGGGGCATCGTCCCCAGGCTCCTCTTAGCCCCAGGGCGATGCTTGCCCTCTGCCCCTTCTCCATCTTCTCTGCTCTCGTCCTGTTGATAGTTCTGGAGGCATCctgggattattattattattattttccctctcAAAACAGTTGAGCAAAAGATCTCCTTggaagggctgggaggggaaatggggaaggagcagggaaggcagagcatggggctgtgggctgctgctggggctgcctctgccCTCTGATAGAAAACGGGAGAATGCAGCCCTGCCTCATCTCCCTGCATCTTTCTGTGCCTGTGTGTAGAGatagaagtgtgtgtgtgtataaataatatacatagaatttatttttttgctttcttccttgttttgctCATTCCAACCCCACAAAGCACTGTCCCAGCTCTCTGGTATTTTCCAGCTCTCCATCTCTGATGAAGGAAAACCTGGTCCCAGTGCTGATGTTCACGGGGATGCCCACCTGCCCTCTGGGGCTGGGAATAACACGTCCcccacagtgtttttttttttttctcttgcctctTTGCATGCCCTACCTACGTGCCGAGGAAGGGCTGTGCAGCACTGCCTGAgccccctgcctcccctgccACTTCAAAGCCCCGAGCCTTGTTGGGGCACCTGGCATCTCCCCTGCCCAGGGGGATGacaactataaaaaaaaaaaaaaatacgggATATAGCTGTTGTGGTGGCTGTTACTCTCTCGTACCCAGCAGCTTTTCTTTACCATTTTAAGAGGAGCGATCACTGGATTTTGGGAGGCTGTGGATGGCCTGGTGCAGGAGCCGAGGTGGGTCTGGCTGATGGTTGGGGCAGTAACTTTTGTCTGTGCTaccctggggctggcagagccctgTCCTGGCAGAAGTAACCTCTCCTGCTTGGGGATGGCCCCTTGGCAGGTCTCTGAATGGAAACCAGATAATTGTAAACCACTGTCTAGCCTAAAGCGCTGCAAAGTGTTTAAGCTATTGTATTTCCATGGCTTGTTCAAGGATATTTTTAGTGGTGGTGCATAAAGTGCTGACTCTAGACCAAGTGATCCCTCCTGAATGCTGTGGTCCCAATTAGGGAAAATTGATCTTTGGCTGAAATGTGTGCTGGGGGAGgctccctccttgctgctgccccagccgcATGGTGTAGGGTTCGCACAGAGGAGCACTGGGCCTGGAGCACAGGTAAGGACAGAGGAGGGATGTGCCAGAAAATGAGCCTGGGCTCCTCAGAGTGAGAGGACACAAATGTCATGGCCAGAGCTGACTGCTGAGGCCACCCAAATTAATTCTCACTTAAACTAGAAAGAACATTGCATTCAATTTAAGCACCACCGATGAATATCTGGCAGTGATTTTCTTCTGGGCTGAAGGTATCCTGAGCACATCTGGGGTCCTGCTGGGTGCATTTGAGGTGATTTGTGATACCTTGGATATTCCACCCCTGTCAGCCCCCTCTGCTGAGTGAGTGCCTCAGGTATGACAGCAATGCGTTATGGCACGATAGCTATGTGTTGTGGTATGATAACTACTGTGCCACTAAGAGACGGCTTGCAAACAGCTCCCTCTTGTCCCATTAACTCCACAGCTCGTTCCCTGCCCCGTATCTTATCGCTTGGGCTGCTGATAGGTTTCCTGTATGGCTTCTCTCGGAAAAGAAAAGTCTGTCGTGCTGTGCAGTTTCCTTCCGCTGGCTGGTGAGGGTTAATTAAAGCTTCCCCAGGCTCTCTTGCCTTGATGCAATGAAGgctagggatttttttttttttttcttttaggaaacAATCGAGTGTCTGCAGGTAGTCTGTGTGCTCCCACAGCTCTGATAAGGAATCCCTGCTTGTTTGCAAGGTCCTGCTTGGACACAGAtatggtggtggtggtaaaGTGAAATGGAGGGGGTGCTGTGGCTGTGGAAAACATCAGATCCCACAGACTTTTATGGGGGGCGGGAGGAAGCCCTGGGCTTTTTGGGCTGGGTGCTCCTCAGCCTCTCTGGGGCTGCTGAGCCAACCGTGCACAGAGCAGGAGCCCTGGGCATGTCCCACCTTTAGGAGTGCCTTGCTCCTGGATTTTGCTCCCTCACTGTCCCCTGAGCCCCTTTCAAAGATAGACTAAAAGATAATTATTTGTAGTTATTGCTGGAAACAGGGCTATGAAACACGTTCATTCCTAGACGCGGCTGATGCTGGATTTATTGCTCCTGGTGGCCAGCACACAATTTGCACCACTGATTGTCTCTGGCTGGGATGAGAGATGCTGTAAAGCAAGTTGTGACTTCACCTGTGCTGTACCCTTGGAAAGACTATTTTTAGGCAGTAAAATCTCTCATACAAGGCCTGTCATGCATGAAGCCTGCCTGAAGCTTGCCTGAATGTCTCCTCTCAGTACTCTCCAGCAGAGGGTGCAGTAGCTTTTCGTGTCTGCACAGCTGGTTTTCAGGGAAAGGATGACTTCAGCCCTCACCtccctttatttaaataaataaaaaagagggtGAGGGAATTGAATGGGCCTTTTGCTGTCtgaaaactaaaattattttatgtccATATCAAAACCAATCTAGTTACTTTTAGAGAAAAGCATAACAGTGTTACGGTTCCTCCTGAGAACTCTTTGATTTACAACCATGTGTAACATCTATAAATAGGCAACAGGGCAAGGAGAGGACAGGAGGTTTGTGTCCTTCTGTATTTTGATATGCTTTTAGCAATCCCTTATGTATCAAATTGTGTTGGGGTTCTTAAATCTGTCATTGCTTTTTGGGGTGCACTGTGCAGTGTCTGTAGCTCAGGCAGGACCTGAGGCTGTGCCCTCACTGCTCATGGGGTCAGGCAGGAGGGACTTGGTCCCACAGGTGCAAAGCCCTCCTTTGTGGGACTGGGTCCAGAAATTGCTTGGTTATGATCCTCATACCAACCACCCGTGAATAATTCCTCTGCTGCCAGGGTCAGCCAAACACTGCTGGGGAATTGCCAGCGATCAAGCAGTTGCTTTGGCCAGAAAAGTCACTTTTgaccctatttttttttcctttttttttttttttttttctaaacccAAATGCTGGTCGAGGGAAGAAAAAACCTAAAAGGCAGGTGTTTTGTCCTTGCTTGGGCAGAAGCAACACTGGTGTGTGTTGGGCAGCCTCGTGGCATGCTTGCCTGGCACATTGCTGCCTTTGTGAAAAGTGGCAGCGGATATTTTCCCTGGATTGCAGACCCAGGGTTGATACTGAAGGCTGATGGACCAAGGCCTTGTTATTCCCGTAGCGGTGAGCTTTTGGGCTGAGTTTACCCGCTGGCGAGCCGTGCGATGCAAATGCCAGAGCTCCAGCAGGTTCCCGACCCCGTTGCAGCAGAGTGgggatttattcattttctggtGCCAGTTATGATTGACAGCAATTGGCATGGGAATAATGAGGGCTGCAAAAATCATCCGACGGCTTGCAAAATCTCCTCTTTGCAAATATCTTGCATGCAAACAGAGCATCTCAGATGAGAATGGGATTTCATGGTCTTTTTAAGGCCTGGAACATTGTAACTTAGCACAACATAATTGGATGCAGTCTCCTAATTTAAGTCTATATTCTCTTCATAATGAGCTACAGGCCCAAATTAAATTGTGCTCcttgtgaaaaatatttgcaaactCTCCTTGCTGCATGCTGCTTACCAAGATTATTGAAGGGGTGGTGTTGAGCGGGTTGAGAGCCTTTTGCCAAATTTATCCCTCTTGCACAGGGGGAGAGCCAAGCCCTCGGCGATGCTGCGTGCTGTCTGCGCCGGGGCACAGCACCCCTTGCTGCCTTGGCTGCCATTGTGTATTCACGTAATGAGGGCCAAAAAGTGATCTAAGTCCTACAGGAACTGCACAGAGCAATTCAGCTCCCACGTTCAGACCTACTGATGTCTTTGGGACATGCCAATAACCTCAGCTCAGGTCTGAGTATGAGCTGGGACCATTTGCTCTTCTGCTCGTGGTTGTGATTGTCCATGCGTGTTGAGCTATAGAGAGCATTAAAGGGCTTGCTAATGTGTTGGGAAAGCCTATTTCtctaaaaagattaaaaaaaaaaacactcatttaaAAGTGACATCTTGTGTTCATATGTGCCAACGTGATCCTTAATTTTTACACCAAGACATAGCCAACTTCCACGGGACCTGCTCACACAACCTGGCTGCACATATGAGGCACAAATTCTGCAGCTCCTTGATGCTCCTTTTGTggtagaaagagaaaatgagtcactcctgcttcctcttctctcctgcaCAGTGAACAGGCTGGGAAATAGGGTGGGCATCCAACATTTCTGAGACAGGAAACCAAATTCTTGCTTCATGGTTACGTGTGGTGTGAGTCAAGGCTGGCCCCGTGAAAAGAGGCAGCACTGGCTCTTCTGATGGGTGTTCCTCTGCAGAAAGGCTGTGAGCCCTCTTGGCCACTGAGGACACCCCAAAAAGctgtggcagagcagcacagaggaacATGAGCTCCACAGGAGGATGGGATGAGTTGGTGTGGAAGGAAAGATGAGGTTATCCAACCAATTTCTCAAAGCAAACACctgtcttccttcttccctgccTCTCATGGCCCCTTGGTTCGGAGAGGAGCTCATGGTATGTAAATGCCTCTGCATGATTTGAGCTCCCATGGCATTTCCTTTGGGGAAAGAATCCAAAAGAGCACAGTTTCTTACATTCTTGATCAAACTCAAAACCTTGTTCAGGCactgagggagaggaggggattTGCAGGTAGGAAGATGGGCTCTCCTGTAGTGAACTGGAGGCGTGAGCCTGCCCCTGGCAAGGGGCTGCCCACTGCTCAGCTCTGACGGGAAACAGGCACAGTAACCTTCAGCATGCTCCTTGCTGGTAATTAGTGGGGGACTAATTAGTACTTGTAGGCCAGAGTCCATAGCGGGTATTTCCCTAATGATCAAAAAGGCACGGCGTGCAGCATGGGCTGCATCCTGCGCTCTCCATCCCTCTGGGGAAGGAAGCCTCGCTCTGCTGTCTCGCCACGCTTCCTAACAAAAAGTTCGAATCCTAACTTAactgtatatattttctttaaaagtggTGAAGCAATGTTTTCCTACTGAAATATTATTCCACCCCTCCCTGCAAGCAAGCCAtcgttttcattttctttgaaaaacataCTTCTCGTTTCAGCTCTCGCTGCTCTGGTCTCaatttttttacatttgcagTTAATTGCctacttcaaagaaaaacagagaactCTTTGATTTACTAGATTGGCTAAATTCAATATCTTTCCCAGAAACAGTGGCTCAGTGTTTCCTAACAATAAGTTCAAATGTTTGAGTGATATAATTTCCTCACTTCTGACACTCATCAAAATCAGCGTATAGCGTCCAATTTGGTCTCCTTCATATCCCAGTGGCAAGCTTAGCTTAAATTTTATCCACTTTAAACAATACTTGTGTTTGCCACACAGTGTCCTAAAGCTGCAAGGTCTCAATCGTGATACGAATAACATGCACAGTTGGACACCTACATTAAGTATGTATGATGAGATCACTTCCAGTAAAATCTTGAAATGCAGTAATGTGAAAAACATCTGGTTGTTGTGCATTTGATTTAAAGTTGGAAGTCCTGGACAAAGGGACTATACATTTATTAATGAGTTCTGTGCTTTATGGAGGTTTCCATGCAATTTACTCATTAGACTTCAAAAGCAGGAAATTATATGACATCTTGATTGAAATTAGCTTATTAGACatcaaaagggggaaaatattATATATCTTGGTggaaattaattataaaaattatatattttattaaaaatctgaatttaacATAGCCATTCCACCCTATGAGCCCACCGCAGGcgcactgtgtgtgtgtttgggtgTGGTTTTTGTGTGCCAAAACCAGAGGAAGATCTGGAGGTTGGGATCTGGCCACACCACCCCGTGCTGTGGGATGTGCAAGGGGCAGGGAGCCAGGGGCTCCCACGGCACAGTCCCATGGCAGTGCCAAATGCTTAAAGCCATGTCAGATGGCTGTGTGACACCTCCTGGAGAAGCAAGGACCGAGTGCCATCTCTGCCATCGCCCCAGGCTGGGGTCAGTCCCTGCCAAAGTTGGCTGCAGTTGTGGGACCCCCTCAT harbors:
- the LECT2 gene encoding leukocyte cell-derived chemotaxin-2, translated to MHGVTVLILLIAISSVAAGQWGNICAGQSSNKIRGCDQHGCGRYNAPRGRRTHKGVDVVCTDGSAVYAPFSGKIDKQAKPYGNGNAIDNGIQMSGEGFCIKMFYIKPVKYSGTVKKGEKIGVLLPMQSVYRGITSHVHIQNCDLTNPTSNL